The following proteins are co-located in the Mus pahari chromosome 14, PAHARI_EIJ_v1.1, whole genome shotgun sequence genome:
- the Alkbh5 gene encoding RNA demethylase ALKBH5, whose protein sequence is MAAASGYTDLREKLKSMTSRDNYKAGSREAAAAAAAAVAAAAAAAAAAEPYPASGTTKRKYQEDSDPERSDYEEHQLQKEEEARKVKSGIRQIRLFSQDECSKIEARIDEVVSRAEKGLYNEHTVDRAPLRNKYFFGEGYTYGAQLQKRGPGQERLYPPGDVDEIPEWVHQLVIQKLVEHRVIPEGFVNSAVINDYQPGGCIVSHVDPIHIFERPIVSVSFFSDSALCFGCKFQFKPIRVSEPVLSLPVRRGSVTVLSGYAADEITHCIRPQDIKERRAVIILRKTRLDAPRLETKSLSSSTLPPSYASDRLSGNTRDPALKPKRSHRKADPDAAHRPRILEMDKEENRRSVLLPTHRRRGSFSSENYWRKSYESSEDCPEAASSPTRKVKMRRH, encoded by the exons ATGGCGGCCGCCAGCGGCTACACGGACCTGCGGGAGAAGCTCAAGTCCATGACGTCCCGGGACAACTACAAGGCGGGCAGTCGCGAGGCCGCCGCCGCTGCGGCCGCCGCCGtggctgccgccgccgccgcagcgGCCGCCGCCGAGCCTTACCCGGCGTCCGGGACCACCAAGCGGAAGTACCAGGAGGACTCGGACCCCGAGCGCAGCGACTACGAGGAGCATCAgttgcagaaggaggaggaggcgcGCAAGGTGAAGAGCGGCATCCGGCAGATCCGGCTCTTCAGCCAGGATGAGTGCTCCAAGATCGAGGCCCGCATCGACGAGGTGGTGTCCCGCGCCGAGAAGGGCCTGTACAACGAGCACACGGTGGACCGGGCCCCCCTGCGCAACAAGTACTTCTTCGGCGAGGGCTACACGTACGGGGCCCAGCTGCAGAAGCGCGGGCCGGGCCAGGAGCGCCTCTACCCGCCGGGCGACGTCGACGAGATCCCGGAGTGGGTGCATCAGCTGGTGATCCAGAAGCTGGTGGAGCACCGCGTCATCCCCGAGGGCTTCGTCAACAGCGCGGTCATCAACGACTACCAGCCCGGCGGCTGCATCGTGTCGCACGTTGACCCCATCCACATCTTCGAGCGCCCCATCGTGTCCGTGTCTTTCTTTAGCGACTCGGCACTCTGCTTCGGCTGCAAGTTCCAGTTCAAGCCCATCCGGGTGTCGGAACCTGTGCTTTCTCTGCCGGTGCGCAGGGGGAGCGTGACTGTGCTCAG TGGGTATGCTGCTGATGAAATCACTCACTGCATACGGCCTCAGGACATTAAGGAACGCCGGGCGGTCATCATTCTCAGGAA GACAAGATTAGATGCACCGCGATTGGAAACAAAATCCCTGAGCAGCTCCACATTGCCACCCAGCTATGCTTCAGATCGCCTGTCAGGAAACACCAGAGACCCTGCGCTGAAACCCAAAAGGTCCCACCGCAAGGCAGACCCTGATGCTGCCCACAG GCCCCGGATCCTGGAGATGGACAAAGAAGAAAACCGGCGATCTGTGCTTCTGCCCACACACCGGAGGAGGGGGAGTTTTAGCTCTGAGAACTATTGGCGCAAGTCCTATGAGTCCTCGGAAGATTGCCCAGAGGCAGCCAGCAGCCCCACCCGCAAGGTGAAGATGAGGAGACACTGA